The following proteins come from a genomic window of Diorhabda carinulata isolate Delta chromosome X, icDioCari1.1, whole genome shotgun sequence:
- the LOC130901112 gene encoding adenosine 3'-phospho 5'-phosphosulfate transporter 1, translating to MANNSELFICLIVLSSIVFLYIVNRSVLNTEIVQNPPEEISWIIHGIRNILGYATIFLPGYLVLRYVQKTNYINKSGRGIIGATIRTCFGEEDSLPVTTSSKTSPQERTLLQDGLLLLFYFFGLQLSYLLWGVLQEKVMTQAYESSNSDIGYFKDSQFLVFVNRILAFLVSACILLCKRQPRHKCPLYKYVFCSFSNIMSSWCQYEALKYVSFPHQVLAKASKTIPVMIMGKFMSKTKYEYYEYVTAVILSVGMLLFMIDTGNDRSNSTVTTFAGVILLCSYIVFDSFTANWQGSLFKTYEMKPIQMMCFVNFFSSIFTAVSLLQQGGFIDSLSFMIKFPSFTLDIVILSLCSTCGQLFIYNTVSTFGPLVFVIISTIRQGFSVLLSCIIYHHYVSLIGAIGLILVFLSIFLRIYCSYRLKSQKELLQSSSILKNQTKL from the coding sequence ATGGCAAATAAttcagaattatttatttgcCTCATAGTATTAAGCTCAAtcgtatttttatatattgttaatagGAGTGTTCTTAATACTGAAATAGTCCAAAATCCTCCAGAAGAAATAAGTTGGATAATACATGGTATACGAAATATTTTAGGATATGCCACGATATTTCTACCAGGTTATTTAGTCCTTAGGTATgtacaaaaaactaattatataaataaaagtggCAGAGGAATCATTGGAGCTACAATAAGAACTTGTTTTGGAGAAGAGGACAGTTTACCAGTGACTACCAGTTCTAAGACTTCGCCACAAGAAAGAACTTTACTTCAAGATGGGCTTCTccttttgttttacttttttggcTTACAGTTATCTTATTTATTATGGGGTGTTTTGCAAGAAAAAGTAATGACTCAAGCTTACGAGAGTTCTAATTCAGACATAGGATACTTCAAAGATTCGCAGTTTTTAGTATTTGTAAATAGAATTTTAGCCTTTTTGGTTTCTGCTTGTATTTTACTTTGTAAAAGACAGCCTAGACACAAATGTCCATTATATAAGTAcgtattttgttcattttctaatattatgAGCTCATGGTGTCAGTATGAGGCGTTGAAATATGTATCTTTTCCTCATCAAGTTCTTGCTAAAGCGAGCAAAACAATTCCTGTAATGATAATGGgtaaatttatgtcaaaaactAAATACGAATATTATGAATATGTTACAGCTGTAATTCTTTCAGTGGGTATGCTATTATTTATGATAGATACTGGGAACGATAGATCAAATTCTACAGTAACTACTTTTGCAGGTGTTATATTGCTCTGTTCCTATATAGTATTTGATAGCTTCACTGCTAATTGGCAAGGGAGTTTATTTAAAACATATGAGATGAAACCTATACAGATGAtgtgttttgttaattttttctctagCATATTTACAGCAGTTTCATTATTACAACAAGGAGGATTTATTGATAGCCTTtcttttatgataaaatttccTAGTTTTACTTTAGACAttgttattttatctttatgtaGTACATGCGgtcagttatttatttataatacagtCTCTACATTTGGACCTTTAGTTTTTGTGATAATAAGTACTATAAGACAAGGTTTCTCAGTATTACTAAGCTGCATTATTTATCATCATTATGTGTCTCTAATCGGTGCCATTGGacttattttagtatttttaagcATTTTTCTTAGGATCTACTGCAGCTACAGGCTTAAATCTCAAAAAGAATTACTTCAAAGTTCTAGTAtcttaaaaaatcaaacaaaattgtaa
- the LOC130900627 gene encoding 60S ribosomal protein L7, giving the protein MAPTAGKTKTVKGLPAVPESVLKHRKRREASRAKQLQYAIKKKAEQIKKRKDIFKRAEQYVKEYRLKERDEIRLIRQAKNKGNFYVPAEAKLAFVVRIKGINKVAPKVRKVLQLFRLLQINNGVFVKLNKATINMLRICEPYITWGYPNLKSVRELIYKRGFAKINGQRVPITSNQLIEDRLGKSGLICVEDLIHEIFTVGPKFKFASNFLWPFKLNTPTGGWRKKTNHYVEGGDFGNREDKINELLRRMV; this is encoded by the exons ATGGCACCGAC agcTGGAAAAACTAAAACAGTTAAAGGACTCCCAGCAGTTCCCGAATCGGTATTAAAACACCGTAAACGTCGTGAAGCCTCTCGCGCCAAACAGCTCCAGTATGCTATCAAAAAAAAGGCAGAACAAATTAAAAAGAGGAAAGATATCTTTAAGCGAGCTGAACAGTACGTAAAGGAATACCGATTGAAGGAAAGGGATGAAATTAGGTTAATTCGTCAAGCTAAAAACAAGGGCAATTTTTATGTTCCAGCCGAAGCCAAATTGGCTTTTGTTGTTCGTATTAAGGG TATCAATAAAGTAGCACCTAAAGTACGAAAAGTTCTTCAACTTTTCCGTCTCCTTCAAATTAACAATGGTGTTTTCGTTAAACTTAACAAAGCCACAATCAACATGTTGAGAATATGCGAACCTTACATTACTTGGGGTTACCCCAATTTGAAATCTGTTAGAGAATTGATTTACAAAAGAGGTTTTGCCAAGATAAACGGCCAACGTGTCCCCATCACTAGCAACCAATTAATTGAAGACAGATTAGGAAAATCTGGTTTGATCTGTGTGGAAGACTTGATTCATGAAATCTTCACAGTTGGACCCAAATTCAAGTTTGCTTCCAACTTCTTGTGGCCTTTCAAG ttgaaTACCCCTACTGGTGGATGGCGTAAGAAGACGAATCACTACGTTGAAGGAGGAGATTTTGGTAATAGAGAAGATAAGATTAATGAACTCCTCAGAAGGATGGTTTAA
- the LOC130901113 gene encoding metallophosphoesterase 1 homolog produces MLYLRSRYSKRKCFFYCLFMCLTGCIIYMEIFCYYFNTFQWYDLKCKQRDRCTKILLVADPQIIGNNEEILHYITPFSIFDSDRFLRQTYLQAYNFVQPDVVIFLGDLMDEGHRASNQEFHEYIRRLFNIFLGSSTSTIVRYIWLPGDNDIGGEDSNITPEKIRRFEHAFSQPNFISYKNLNFFKINRLVSEIPVYKKKREFFDTEHLFIGLSHVPLMFKPSLFVDKVMKKMRPHLMFTAHEHKSMIINTDAHLSQDYQISPVTPDNNKIFQYTLGTKDMYEILIPTASYRMGTNKIGYGFAVIENNDLQFTVLWSPSRFLQLKIYFYIILCIFVYIILLVLFKCVSLSRCTNKIF; encoded by the exons ATGTTATATTTAAGATCTAG GTATTCCAAAAggaaatgttttttctattgtttatttATGTGTTTAACGGGATGTATTATTTACATGGAGATTTTTTGCTACTATTTCAATACATTTCAATGGTATGATTTAAAGTGCAAGCAACGTGATAgatgtactaaaattttattggtAGCAGATCCccaaattattggaaataatgaagaaatctTACATTATATTACACCTTTTAGTATTTTCGATAGTGACAG GTTTTTAAGGCAGACATATTTACAGGCTTATAATTTTGTTCAACCAGATGTGGTTATATTTCTAGGAGATTTAATGGATGAAGGACATAGGGCTTCTAATCAAGAGTTTCATGAGTATATTAGaagattatttaatatatttttaggttcTTCAACTTCAACAATAGTAAGG TATATATGGTTACCTGGTGATAATGATATAGGAGGAGAGGATAGTAATATAACACCGGAAAAAATTAGGAGGTTCGAGCACGCTTTTTCCCAACccaattttatttcttacaaaaatctcaattttttcaaaataaatcgattggtttcagaaattcctgtttacaaaaagaaaagagaattttttgatACAGAACACTTATTTATTGGCTTAAGTCATGTGCCTCTAATGTTTAAACCCTCATTATTCGTTGATAAg GTGATGAAAAAAATGAGGCCTCATCTAATGTTTACCGCGCACGAACATAAAAGTATGATAATAAATACAGACGCTCACCTATCTCAAGATTACCAAATTTCACCTGTTACGcctgataataataaaatattccaatataCATTAGGTACGAAAGATatgtatgaaatattaattccAACAGCATCATACCGCATGGGAACCAATAAAATTGGATACGGCTTTGCGGTTATAG AAAATAACGATTTACAGTTCACCGTACTATGGTCTCCGTCCAGATTTTTAcaacttaaaatttatttttacattattctttgtatatttgtttatattatacttTTAGTGTTATTCAAATGCGTAAGTTTATCAAGATGTacgaacaaaatattttaa
- the LOC130900628 gene encoding uncharacterized protein LOC130900628, with amino-acid sequence MLWMWLVVETRKRFVLLNQFLIKLISIPERLQVNNIKATNKCEVRNEIKRITALYNELCDVVDLINDVFGAGLLISVIFTISYVLLYSIILIDFTVFKIGSSSDVWIIYTSIVWLIENFVKIMALALAGENLSSEANKTVNVCYGLINKLENSEEIRQKLIFLIQQALDRKPCLKASGFFVVKSTMTGFIVGSITSYVIVAVQFLNEMQTHVTQ; translated from the exons atgttatgGATGTGGCTTGTGGTGGAAACTAGAAAAAGATTCGTAttattaaatcagtttttaataaaattaatttcgataCCTGAACGTCTTCAAGTGAATAATATTAAAGCGACAAATAAGTGTGAGGTTAGAAACGAAATCAAACGTATAACTGCTCTATACAACGAACTTTGCGATGTAGTTGATTTAATAAATGATGTGTTTGGTGCTGGACTATTAATTTCCGTCATATTTACTATTTCTTATGTTTTGCTGTACAGTATTATACTTATAGACTttacagttttcaaaattgGTTCCAGTTCTGATGTGTGGATAATTTACACTAGCATCGTatggttaattgaaaatttc GTAAAAATAATGGCATTGGCTTTAGCGGGTGAGAACCTTTCAAGTGAAGCGAATAAGACTGTTAATGTTTGTTATGGATTgattaataaattagaaaacaGCGAAGAAATCAGACAAAAGCTTATTTTCCTTATTCAACAAGCTCTAGATAGAAAACCATGTCTCAAGGCCTCCGGATTCTTTGTGGTTAAATCAACAATGACAGGATTCATCGTCGGTAGCATTACTTCTTATGTTATTGTGGCCGTTCAGTTTTTAAatgagatgcaaactcatgttactcaataa